The region ctcccttGAGAGAGGGTACCATTCAACCCAGATGACTTCATCTGggaatattaaaattaatagttGCCCTTAGAATTGGTGGTGACGTGGAGGGTAAGACTTTTTAGGGTATCATTTTCATTAAAGGCACGATCATTGATCCTGATGCAATTCCTTTCTGATTCCGTGCCAATCACCACTTCTAGGGCTTCTAAAATATCTCTCCCTAGAAGACTGGTGGCTATATCAACTGTTAGAGGGCGTATCAGACCGGAAACTCCATCAGGGTTTTCCCATCTGTAGATGTGTTTGGTGATGACTGCTTGAGAGCAGCCCCCTATGCCTAGAAGTTGAGGTCCAGGGATTAGCTACCAATCCTGAGGGATCTCTTGTCTCAAAACTGTCTCGTATTCCCAAGTATCAATAAGGCATTTAAACTGCTTGTTATCTATTTTATGGTTATTTTTGGGTAGCGGCCCTCTGAGATGCTGGATAGCCGTAAGTCCTCAATGGAAGCTATTTTCCCTCTTACTGTCAGGGCTGAGGGTTGCCCgttttaagtttgtttgtttgtttgtttgtttgtttgtttttcctgtaaaTTAACCCGTTCATTGGAGGCCAGGCGAGTCTCAGATGGTAGGGCTTCTACtggtctttcagtcctttccatcttctgacggCAAACTTCACTGTGACTGCAGTAGTGGTGTTGTAGATCCAGGCCCTGCCAGCCACTGTTTTCATGCAGGAACCACAGTGCCAGATGCCAACAGCTCGTCTCTTCATCTTGGTCTTGCTACAGAAGGAGCAAGTGTACTTGATGGGCTGGCTGATTACAGTTTTCTTCACCATTTTCCAGAGGGAGGCACCATAGTGGGTCCCATATTTCCCGATGATCATGACCTTCTTGGTGCTTGaagttctctctcctctcctctcctctcctctcctctcctctcctctcctctcctctcctctcctctcctctcctctcctcccctcccctcccctcccctcccctcccctcttctctctctctctctctctttctctctctctctctctctctttctctctctctctctctctctctctctctctctctctctctgtgtttggagTAGCTTTGTGGGCttgaggaagaagaagcagggagtgctctctctgctttgggggagggaggtgtAGTAGGAAGAGTCTCAAGGGTGACTtccctgcctgcctttgtaatgGTGTCCTGTGGGCTCTAGGCTTGGTtggcagaggggaggaagggtggCTGGGGCTGAGGGCTTGTCCCTCCAAGGGGTAGAAAGGGGGTAGGAGTAGGTATATGGTTTTGATTTCCAATTTAAGGGCTGGGAGATATGGAATAGAGCAGACTTTAAGGCGCTGATTCTCGGGCTTGCCTGACTGAGGGAATGGAGCGTTCATGGTGGGCCTTGTTCCAAGTGGTCCCATGCATTGCTGCATAAAATATAGGCAGAAAATCAGGGGATGAAGGTTTTCCTTTCAGCTGTCATGTGAGAGAAGCAATTGGGGTCAGTCGAGTCAGGACTATACACGGTATTATCTAAAGGACATCTTCCAAAAACAAGGAGGCTTGTATTTTAGTGAGTCTTAGTTCATGAGATTTTAAAAGAGCACTTATTTCCCTAAtctaaggattaaaaaaaaaaaaaaaggagttgttTCCcatgatagaaaagaaaagaaaatgcctggTCCGATGGGAACGTTTCTGCCGCCTGGCCTTAATGGCGATCAGGGAATTTTGCAGAGagcagaaaatgtcatcctgtcCCCAGGTTTTAAGAATTCCAGAAACTACCCTAAGCGGCCCTTATTGATCACTGTGTAACTGgttcttaatttttgtttcaaggagaaaaaaaaatgatagatttTTAGCCATCCCCCAACCCTTCCAACACCCTCCTCACCTCCATGGTCCGGTGGGTTCCAGACAGAGGTTCCGAGATCTTCTGCCAATACCAGAGAGTGCTCTGGCTAGGTGTCGGTTATCCTGTCAACATCTGAATCCACGCGATACCCTTTATTATCCTGAAAATGATGTAGGAACAGTTAGATGGCCGGCCCTCAGAGTGTGTAGAGGCCTAGGCTCTTTGGACTGATGCCTGGAGAATTCACCCTTCCCTGCTCAAACTGGAGGTTCTGTTGAATCTGCACCGGGGCCAGCTGCCATCCAGTTTGTTTCCGCCTTTGGAGTAGTCCAGCACCGTCGCGCACTGGGCCAGGATGAAAGGAACGAAGCCTGATCATTGGGAACTCTAGGCTTGAGAGCTGGGGAGAAGTTGCCTTCTCCAGGAATGTGTTCTGTGGAACTGCTCTCTCTATTCAGGGTAATACACGCTATATAAACCTTGGGAAGTGGGGTGGAGAGTTTTCATGGTGAGCGTAGGTACATTTTTGGTTCCTACCAAGATGCTAGGAATgtttcatttgcatgaagaggagTTCCAGGGGCTTGCTGGGCACTTCCTTATAGGGAGAGAGGAAGTTAAACCTGTCATTTTTGTCCCCGGGCTAAGTGACTACCTCAACGGTGGTGAAAGTAGGATTTGCAAGGCCAAGTTCACAGTGGCACACAGGTCCAGAACTGGGAGGGAGCGATTCTTACTCCAGCCAGTCTCAAGATGAAAGTCTTTGGCGATTCGGGCAGGTCTTGACCTTACCAGGCTTGCATGTACCCTTGGTCGCACACAACTCACTTGCCTCACatcctttttctctcctatccAGTGTGAGGTGAAAGGAAAGGAACGGAGGAAACGTAAGAAAAAATTAGTAAAGCGGCAAAGTCTCTCCCGAAAGTCCTCCTGACGTGTCTTCCGCCAGGAGACATATTTCTCATCCACTGTCCCCAGAGCTTCGGCCAGGAGGATAGTCCTCAGCTGTTAGATTTCAGACTGCAGAGCAAAGAGACAAAAGCAGGAAAGagaccagagtctgacaaatgaCTGGGTTTATTAGCATACTCGTCGTCTAGGGACAGCTTCTCTCCCACGGGAGTGGAGGGTCTGCccaggagaggtgggaggggcctGGGTTCATAGGGGCAGCTGCTGTGATTCGCTTCGGGGTAAGGACTCGGAAGTACCTTGGGAGGTTACAAGGATCTCTTCTCCCTGGAACTGTTTGTTCAAGCAAGTCAGACTATTTTGGGAAACAGGATGTCTCAGCCAAGGGCAGCTGTGATCTCATAGGAATCtggtttttcctgtttttttttttttttttttttttaaacaagccaTTCCGTCATGGTCAAACTCTAACTCCTCTGGTCTTCTGGTTGTCTGGTAACTAAGGAAATAAGAATAGGGATTTTACCACAGGAATGCTGGGATTCAAGATGCAGGCTACTgtgcccactgagccattcccctAACCCTAAATTCaagattaagaaaaacaaaacgaaacgaaACGAAACCATCTAAACCAGATAGGGTAGCatacacccataatcccagcactcaggtgatAGAGGCAAAAGGATTAGGAGTTCAggaccatcctcagctacatagtgggTTCAGTGCCTACCTGGGCTGCCAGAGAACTGCCTTGGAATTACCTAGGGACCAACCTCTTTCGCATAAACAGTCTTGATTTAGTGACTGAAAGAAGACATTCTTATTCCATCAAGGGTTTTAGAATGCTGTAACCCTGTTTTCCTACTGGAGGACAAGGCAAGGAATTCTCATTATTCTACAGCTCGTATTTAAAAACTGTActtgtggttggggatttagctcagcggtagagcgcttgcctagcgagcgcaaggccctgggttcggtccccagctccaggaaaaacaaaacaaaacaaaactgtacttGTGCAAGCTAGGAGTGCTAGTGCAGACCCTCAGTCCCGGCACTGGGGAGATGTAAACAAAGATTAGGAGTTCAAtgtatccttggctacatagtgcgTTCAAGATCAGTTTAGGATACACAACAAACTgtttcaataaaaggaaataaaaggtaCCCAAAATGAATGGGTCAGTAGGTATACCCCCAAGCCTGATACTGATATTTGTTATGGTGGTTTGAGTAGAAAAGGCCTCTGTAGTCCcagatatttgaatgcttggtcaatTAGGGAGCGGCGCTGCTTGAGCGAGATTAGGGGGTATGACCTGGttggtgtgggtgtggccttgttggaggaggcgtgtcactgggggtgggctttgtaGTTTCAGTAGCCTAAGCGCAGGCCCAGTGGATTGCACAATGCCTTCGTGCTGCCCTTGGATCCAGATATAGAGCTCTCAGTTgccctgtctgcctgtgtgcatcCGTGCTCCACGCCCTGAGTAAAATACACCAagcctctgaagctgtaagcaagccccaatgaAATTCTTGCCTTTCTAAGAGCTGGCTGTGGTCATAGCGTCTCTGCACAGCGCTAGTACATGGACTAAGAATGTGCGTTGATGGCTAGGATCAGTGCCGTAGGAGAGCAGTGAGTTTTGCCTGACGAAAGGTGGGCTTGGGGAGGAGGGGTCTAGCCTCCAAGACCTGAGAGCGAGTAGGGAGTGACTGGGCTGTTCCTGGATGACAACGaggcagtcatttttttttttaaagcgctGCCATCAATGAAGCACCTATAAAGCCTCTGGGACAGGGACGCGCTAGTAAAGTAGTAGAATACTAGGAGAGAGTAGTCCATAACTTGGGAATAGGCGTGAAGGAGAGCTGTGGGAGAGGTGTTCATTGGCAGTAATGTATCCCCGTTTAGGTGAGGGGCAAGGATACAGAGATAGAGACGGCAGACGCGGGGCTGAGTGCAGGGACTGGAGATATGAAGAGTAGTC is a window of Rattus norvegicus strain BN/NHsdMcwi chromosome 18, GRCr8, whole genome shotgun sequence DNA encoding:
- the Rpl37al4 gene encoding large ribosomal subunit protein eL43-like; the encoded protein is MNAPFPQSGRGEERRGEERRGEERRGERTSSTKKVMIIGKYGTHYGASLWKMVKKTVISQPIKYTCSFCSKTKMKRRAVGIWHCGSCMKTVAGRAWIYNTTTAVTVKFAVRRWKGLKDQ